From one Pecten maximus chromosome 8, xPecMax1.1, whole genome shotgun sequence genomic stretch:
- the LOC117333785 gene encoding calmodulin-like produces MASDRMVNRTIVVDSHRKLSIPVSAETIAKTPPSSARRMSKSRQSYTTIPEERKKSTSGNSKLPTMERRTSKNLPFLVIKDKNLTDAQMQEIIASFEMIDLNSDGRISKGELIKAAALLGMNPTEEDAKAMMRLADLDGDGFIDFEEYKNMMRHNYIEIDIEKERLLAAFRVIDKNKDGFLSRDELRSALTYKAPPENKFDVELFIEEADVNNDGQIDYTEFVNSQLCTKIFT; encoded by the exons ATGGCGTCTGATCGCATGGTGAACAGGACCATTGTCGTGGATAGTCACCGGAAACTGTCAATACCAGTGTCAGCTGAAACGATCGCAAAAACTCCACCTTCATCAGCAAGACGCATGTCCAAGTCAAGACAAAGCTATACTACTATACCGGAAGAACGAAAAAAGAGTACTTCCGGTAACAGCAAACTTCCGACAATGGAACGACGCACGTCAAAAAACCTGCCTTTCTTGGTTATAAAGGATAAGAACTTGACGGATGCCCAAATGCAAG AAATCATAGCCTCGTTTGAAATGATTGACCTCAACAGTGATGGCCGTATATCCAAGGGTGAGTTGATAAAGGCCGCGGCGTTACTCGGAATGAATCCTACGGAAGAGGATGCTAAAGCAATGATGAGACTCGCTGACCTTGACG GTGACGGTTTTATCGACTTTGAGGAGTATAAGAATATGATGCGTCACaattatatagaaatagatATTGAGAAGGAACGACTGTTAGCTGCATTCCGAGTCATAGACAAAAACAAAGATGGATTTTTAAGCCGGGATGAGCTGAGATCCGCGCTAACATACAAGGCCCCGCCTGAAAACAAATTTGACGTGGAACTGTTTATTGAAGAAGCTGACGTTAACAATGATGGACAAATTGATTACACGG AGTTCGTGAATTCGCAGTTGTGCACAAAGATTTTCACTTAG